In the genome of Dyadobacter fermentans DSM 18053, the window GCATGTTGGTATGCATCCAGTAGCGCACCGGTTCTTCGCCGGTGAGCGATTTGCCCTGCGCGATCTCGCATTCGTGGTGAGGGAATTTCAAGTCCATACCACCGCCATGAATGTCGAATTGTTTGCCTAAGTATTTGGCACTCATGCAAGTACATTCCAAATGCCAGCCGGGGAAGCCTTTGCCCCAGGGCGATTCCCATTGCATAATGTGCTCAGGACTGGCTTTTTTCCACAATGCAAAATCGAGCGGGTTGCGCTTTTCGGCCTGACCGTCGAGATCGCGGGTTTCGTTGAGGAGGTCCTCAATAATGCGCCCGGACAGCTTGCCGTATTCATTGCCGCCTGCCTGGTATTTGTTGATATCGAAATACACGGAGCCGTTGGACTCGTAAGCGACGCCTTTCTCGATCAGCGCCTCCACGGCTTCGATCTGTTCGATCAAATGTCCTGTTGCCGTTGGTTCGATGCTGGGGGAAAGGAGGTTGAAAACGGCTGTGACTTCATGAAAATCATTGGTATAGCGTTGCACGATCTCCATCGGTTCCAGCTTCTGGAGCTTGGCCATTTTCCCGATTTTGTCTTCCCCTTCGTCGCCGTCGCCTACCAGGTGGCCCACGTCGGTGATATTGCGGACGTAGCGCACTTTGTAACCGATGTGCGTCAGGTAGCGGAACAGGATATCGAAAGAGAGAAACGTGCGGATGTTGCCTAAATGCACATTGTTATAAACGGTCGGCCCGCACACATACATGCCGACATACGGAGGCGCAATGGGAACGAAAACATCCTTTTTACGGGTAAGCGTATTGAATATTTTAAGTGGCTGGAAAGTTTGTGCGGTCATTTATATGTACTTTCTTGATTACTGGTTTTTCTAATCTACGCTTTTGTATTTTTTCGATCCGGGTAATTAAGTGGTCGGCAGCTTTCAAACCCAGACTTACATATTTGGCACTCTGGCAGCCGTAATATCGCATTGCCGGATCAAGAACATAGTTTGCCAGAACAAATGTCCGAACCATTCGTTTATCGCACTTGTAAAGCGCATTTTGATAGACATCATCCGGCATTTCCGTTTGTCCCTTGACTCCGAGCAAGCCGTTAAGAGCTATTACCATGCCCTTATGCGCCACTCTTCCTGCCATTTTCACATATCTCCGATTATAGAACAGACGGTATTTTTTTAACGCTCTCTCTTCTAGAATCAGTTTCGCCTGATCCATGTGCATTCTTGCACGTTCGGTGGAATTCATAGGTGTATATAGTTGATTCTAATGCGATGTGACAAAAATAGCAAATAACCCAACATTGATTTGTAGGTCTGGGTGAGAATGAGCAGGCGGCGAGAGGCTATTCGGTCGTTTTGTTTATCTTCGCAGCGTTTTTGCGTTTAAAATCCAGTTTGAAACTAACTTAAAATCAATACAGTAATCACTTATGAGTTTACTTACCGTAGGATCTGTTGCATTCGATGCGCTCGAAACCCCGTTTGGAAAAACAGACAAAATTATCGGTGGTGCAGCCACTTACATCACACTAGCTGCTTCCTATTTTACCCAACAAAATAACCTCGTGGCAGTGGTAGGCGGTGATTTTCCGCAGGACATGATCGGTTTGCTCGAAGAACACGGCGTGGATACCAAGGGTTTGGAGATTGTGCAGGATGGCAAGACATTCTTCTGGTCGGGTAAGTACCATGAGGATATGAACACCCGCGACACGCTCATTACAGAGCTCAATGTCATGGAGCATTTCGACCCCATTATCCCCAATTCGTACCAGGGTACCGAGTACCTCATGCTCGGCAACACGGTTCCTGCAACCCAGAAACTGGTGATCGAGCGCCTGGCGAAACGCCCGAAGCTGATCATGCTCGATACCATGAACCTGTGGATGAACATCGCGCTGGACGATCTCAAATCGGTTTTGAAACTGGTGGACCTTCTCACCATCAACGACGAGGAAGCGCGCCTGCTTTCCGGCGAATATTCACTGCGCAAAGCTGCTAAGAAAATCATGGCAATGGGTCCTAAAACGCTCATCATCAAGAAGGGCGAACACGGCGCATTGCTGTTCCAGGACGACCGCATTTTCTTCGCGCCTGCATTGCCTTTGGAAGAAGTTTTCGATCCAACCGGCGCCGGTGATTCGTTTGCGGGCGGTTTTATCGGCTATCTGGCCGCTACCGACGATATTTCTTTCGAAAACATGAAGCGTGCGATTATCTACGGATCGGCCATGGCGTCGTTCTGCGTGGAGAAATTCGGTACCGAGCGCCTCGTGAACCTCTCGAAAGAAGAAATCAATGCCCGCGTACAGGAATTTGTGAAGCTGGCGAGCTTTGAGATACAATAAGTTTTAAAGTTTTGAGTAGATGAGTCTATGAGCTGAAATGCGTTTTTCACTTGTAGACTCTTTTTTTAGCGACATATTAGTCTTATTAAGCCCCAAAACGGTAACCCCACTGATAACCTGAAATTCGTGATGAAACTGTTGAACAAAAATCTCTGGATCGTAGTCTCGTTGACTTTTCCTGCGTTCGCTCAGGCGCAGCTTCATAACCACCCGGATTTACCGAAATCGAAGCACGAAACGGTCGTGATAGCGCATCGCGGCAACCATGTGAATGTGCCGGAAAACACATTGGCATCGACCCGGGAGGCCATCAACTGTGGAGCGGATTATGTGGAAGTGGATTTAAGGACAACCAAAGACGGTCATCTGATCGCCCTTCATGACGCGAAAGTCGATCGGACGACGAATGGTGCAGGTAAAGTTGCCGATATGAGCTGGGCAGAAGTGGCGGAATTGCAGGTTTTTAACCGAAACAAG includes:
- a CDS encoding PfkB family carbohydrate kinase — its product is MSLLTVGSVAFDALETPFGKTDKIIGGAATYITLAASYFTQQNNLVAVVGGDFPQDMIGLLEEHGVDTKGLEIVQDGKTFFWSGKYHEDMNTRDTLITELNVMEHFDPIIPNSYQGTEYLMLGNTVPATQKLVIERLAKRPKLIMLDTMNLWMNIALDDLKSVLKLVDLLTINDEEARLLSGEYSLRKAAKKIMAMGPKTLIIKKGEHGALLFQDDRIFFAPALPLEEVFDPTGAGDSFAGGFIGYLAATDDISFENMKRAIIYGSAMASFCVEKFGTERLVNLSKEEINARVQEFVKLASFEIQ
- the cysS gene encoding cysteine--tRNA ligase, whose amino-acid sequence is MTAQTFQPLKIFNTLTRKKDVFVPIAPPYVGMYVCGPTVYNNVHLGNIRTFLSFDILFRYLTHIGYKVRYVRNITDVGHLVGDGDEGEDKIGKMAKLQKLEPMEIVQRYTNDFHEVTAVFNLLSPSIEPTATGHLIEQIEAVEALIEKGVAYESNGSVYFDINKYQAGGNEYGKLSGRIIEDLLNETRDLDGQAEKRNPLDFALWKKASPEHIMQWESPWGKGFPGWHLECTCMSAKYLGKQFDIHGGGMDLKFPHHECEIAQGKSLTGEEPVRYWMHTNMLTVNGQKMSKSLGNSFLPAELFSGNHELLEQAYSPMTVRFFMLQSQYRSTLDFSNDALKAAQKGYKKLANGLRLAKMLTYTHEDGVNADDAKKADIEKSIDGFYNAMNDDLNTAVAFANLFNMLKYINMLNTGQLKSVALGEAVFTSLKEKFVIFFEDVLGLKEELAEGHAILDGMLKLYREFKLSQNYEKVDEIRSYFKNQGLVIRDTKTRIDWAYEE
- a CDS encoding DUF5618 family protein, translated to MNSTERARMHMDQAKLILEERALKKYRLFYNRRYVKMAGRVAHKGMVIALNGLLGVKGQTEMPDDVYQNALYKCDKRMVRTFVLANYVLDPAMRYYGCQSAKYVSLGLKAADHLITRIEKIQKRRLEKPVIKKVHINDRTNFPAT